Proteins encoded together in one Chelonoidis abingdonii isolate Lonesome George chromosome 1, CheloAbing_2.0, whole genome shotgun sequence window:
- the LOC116830154 gene encoding regucalcin, with translation MSSVKIECVVNENCKIGESPVWEEKESSLIYVDISGKKICRWNSFTKEVQSVSVEAPVSCVALRKSGDYVVTLGARFAALKWKDQSVTTIVHVDKDKPNNRFNDGKVDPAGRFFAGTMAEEIRPAVLERHQGALYTLFPDHSVVKHFDQVDISNGLDWSLDHKTFFYIDSLSYSVDAFDYDLQTGKISNRRSMYKLEKEESIPDGMCIDTEGKLWVACYDGGRVIRLDPETGKRIQTVKLPVDKTTSCCFGGKDYSEMYVTSACQGMDDESFSRQPQAGGIFKITGLGVKGVPPHSFAG, from the exons ATGTCATCGGTTAAGATTGAGTGTGTTGTCAATGAGAATTGCAAAATTGGAGAATCTCCGGtctgggaagaaaaagaaagctcACTTATATATGTGGATATAAGTGGTAAAAAGATTTGCCGATGGAATTCATTCACCAAGGAAGTGCAAAGTGTTTCTGTGG AGGCTCCTGTTAGCTGCGTAGCCCTTCGGAAATCTGGGGATTATGTTGTTACCCTAGGAGCCAGGTTTGCTGCTTTAAAATGGAAAGACCAGTCAGTAACCACTATTGTTCACGTTGACAAGGATAAACCAAACAACAGATTCAATGATGGGAAAGTGGACCCTGCAGGGAGGTTTTTTGCAG GTACCATGGCTGAGGAGATTCGACCTGCTGTGCTAGAGAGACACCAAGGTGCCCTGTATACACTCTTCCCAGATCATTCTGTAGTGAAGCACTTTGATCAGGTGGACATCTCTAATGGCTTGGATTGGTCACTGGATCACAAGACTTTCTTTTACATTGATAGCCTGTCCTACTCTGTGGATGCCTTTGATTATGACCTGCAAACAGGAAAAATTT CCAATCGCAGGAGTATGTACAAGctagaaaaggaagaaagcatcCCTGATGGAATGTGTATTGATACAGAAGGCAAACTCTGGGTAGCCTGTTATGATGGAGGGAGAGTGATCCGTCTAGACCCTGAGACAG ggAAAAGAATCCAGACTGTGAAGCTACCTGTTGACAAGACAACTTCCTGCTGCTTTGGTGGAAAGGATTATTCAGAAATGTATGTGACTTCTGCCTGTCAAGGAATGGATGATGAATCGTTTTCACGGCAACCACAGGCTGGTGGTATTTTCAAG ataacTGGACTTGGGGTGAAAGGAGTCCCACCGCATTCATTTGCAGGTTAA